Proteins encoded together in one Marinithermus hydrothermalis DSM 14884 window:
- the hemH gene encoding ferrochelatase, with protein sequence MPDVLLMAYGTPYREEEIEPYYTDIRRGNPPPAELLEELTQRYRAIGKSPLNEITFAQAERLAAALGEGSRVWVGMKHWRPWIRDAVREMAEAGVQRAVAVVAAPHYSLRSIAEYRERVERALEALGNPFEVRFVEDYHDHPLYIDAVAYRVQEALWRVREPEQAVVLFTAHSIPERAVQADGGRYPAQVRRTGELVAQRIGLSRWRVAWQSAGRTAEPWIGPDILEELEALAREGVREVVVAAVGFPADHLEVLYDIDYEAQEAAKQLGMRLVRARSLNADEDYIRVLKDVVERAWR encoded by the coding sequence ATGCCGGATGTATTGCTCATGGCGTACGGAACGCCGTACCGTGAGGAGGAGATCGAACCGTACTACACGGACATTCGGCGCGGCAACCCACCGCCCGCAGAGCTGCTCGAGGAACTCACCCAGCGCTACCGCGCGATCGGGAAAAGCCCTTTGAACGAGATCACCTTCGCGCAGGCCGAACGCCTCGCCGCCGCTCTCGGTGAGGGCAGCCGCGTCTGGGTGGGGATGAAGCACTGGCGCCCCTGGATCCGCGACGCGGTACGGGAGATGGCCGAAGCCGGCGTGCAGCGAGCGGTGGCCGTCGTGGCCGCCCCGCACTACAGCCTGCGCAGCATCGCCGAGTACCGCGAACGGGTGGAGCGCGCGCTCGAGGCGCTCGGGAACCCCTTCGAGGTCCGGTTCGTGGAGGACTACCACGACCACCCCCTCTACATCGACGCGGTCGCCTACCGCGTACAGGAAGCGCTCTGGCGCGTGCGGGAACCCGAGCAGGCCGTGGTGCTCTTCACCGCGCACTCGATTCCCGAGCGGGCCGTGCAGGCGGACGGCGGGCGGTACCCCGCACAGGTGCGCCGCACGGGCGAGCTCGTAGCCCAGCGCATCGGTCTTTCCCGCTGGCGCGTCGCCTGGCAGTCCGCGGGGCGTACCGCCGAGCCCTGGATCGGCCCGGACATCCTCGAGGAGCTCGAGGCGCTCGCCCGGGAAGGGGTGCGGGAGGTTGTGGTGGCCGCGGTGGGCTTCCCCGCGGACCACCTCGAGGTCCTTTACGATATCGATTACGAGGCTCAAGAAGCGGCCAAGCAGCTTGGGATGCGGCTGGTTCGGGCGCGCAGCCTGAACGCGGACGAGGACTACATTCGGGTCTTGAAGGACGTGGTGGAGCGGGCATGGCGGTAA
- a CDS encoding universal stress protein, with translation MYKRILLPTDGSPCSEKALRQGLELAKTLGAQATVLYVIEDPTAHLPLLPEGVPYEVQLYEDLRRSADAALARAKEIADEVGVPVRTEQLEGLPVPAIVEAAKAYDLVVMGTHGRTGMEKLLLGSVTDGVLHRTHTPVLVVRCA, from the coding sequence ATGTACAAACGCATTCTGCTTCCGACCGACGGCAGCCCGTGCAGCGAAAAAGCGCTACGCCAGGGCCTCGAGCTCGCCAAGACCCTGGGCGCGCAGGCCACCGTGCTGTACGTGATCGAGGACCCCACCGCGCACCTGCCGCTCCTGCCCGAAGGGGTGCCGTACGAGGTGCAGCTCTACGAGGACCTTCGCCGGTCGGCCGACGCGGCACTGGCCCGAGCGAAGGAGATCGCCGATGAGGTAGGCGTCCCGGTGCGCACCGAGCAGCTCGAGGGGCTGCCCGTGCCGGCGATCGTCGAGGCGGCCAAGGCGTATGACCTGGTGGTCATGGGCACGCACGGCCGGACCGGTATGGAGAAACTGCTCCTGGGCTCCGTTACGGACGGGGTGCTGCACCGCACCCACACCCCCGTGCTGGTGGTGCGGTGTGCCTGA
- the hemE gene encoding uroporphyrinogen decarboxylase has translation MNEVFLKAARGETTPYTPVWFMRQAGRYQPEYRKIRERYTLPEIVRHPEVTAEVTKLPVAQLGVDAAILFADITTPLYGMGFDLDIVEGKGPVIHNPIRTPKDLHRLQPFDPKAHTPFVLEAIRLLKEDLEVPLIGFAGAPFTLASYLIEGGPTRNFVRVKAFMYAEEEAWHQLMRALTEAMIAYLTAQVHAGADAVQVFDSWVGHLTASDYRRYVKPHMQRLFAGLSGLGVPTIHFGTRTMHLLEEMQAAGGQVIGVDHTTPFDWARARLGATPVQGNLDPAVLFAPWPVVEREVLRVLEANAGRAGHIFNLGHGILPGTPVETVQRVVAFVHERTQR, from the coding sequence GTGAACGAGGTGTTTCTAAAGGCCGCGCGTGGGGAGACGACCCCGTACACGCCCGTCTGGTTCATGCGCCAGGCAGGGCGGTACCAGCCGGAGTATCGAAAAATCCGCGAGCGTTACACCCTCCCCGAGATCGTGCGTCACCCCGAGGTCACCGCCGAGGTGACCAAGCTACCCGTCGCGCAGCTCGGCGTGGACGCCGCGATCCTCTTCGCGGACATCACCACGCCCCTCTACGGCATGGGGTTCGACCTGGATATCGTGGAGGGGAAAGGCCCAGTCATCCACAACCCCATCCGAACCCCCAAGGACCTTCATCGCCTCCAACCGTTCGATCCGAAAGCGCACACTCCCTTCGTCCTCGAGGCCATTCGTCTGCTCAAGGAGGACCTCGAGGTGCCCCTCATCGGGTTCGCGGGCGCGCCGTTCACGCTCGCGAGCTATCTGATCGAGGGCGGCCCCACGCGCAACTTCGTGCGGGTGAAGGCCTTCATGTACGCGGAGGAGGAAGCCTGGCACCAGCTGATGCGGGCCCTGACCGAGGCTATGATCGCGTACCTTACGGCGCAGGTGCACGCGGGTGCGGACGCCGTTCAGGTCTTTGACTCCTGGGTAGGCCACCTCACCGCAAGCGATTACCGGCGGTACGTCAAGCCCCACATGCAGCGTTTGTTCGCGGGGCTTTCGGGGCTTGGCGTGCCCACGATCCACTTCGGGACGCGCACCATGCACCTCCTGGAGGAGATGCAGGCCGCGGGCGGCCAGGTGATCGGGGTGGACCACACCACGCCGTTCGACTGGGCGCGCGCACGCTTGGGCGCCACGCCGGTTCAAGGCAACCTCGACCCAGCCGTGCTGTTCGCCCCGTGGCCTGTGGTGGAGCGCGAGGTCCTGCGGGTGCTCGAGGCCAACGCCGGCCGAGCCGGGCATATCTTTAACCTGGGGCACGGGATCCTACCGGGCACCCCCGTGGAGACCGTACAGCGCGTGGTGGCGTTCGTGCACGAACGCACGCAGCGATAG